Part of the Caulifigura coniformis genome, CCAATTCATCCTGGAGCAACTCGCAGCCGACCAGTTGGGCAAGCCGGCCGGCGACGAATCGCTCGCCGCACTCGGTTTCCTGACCGTCGGCCGACGCTACCTGAACAACCAGCAGGACATCATTGACGATCGCATCGACGTCGTGAGCCGCGGGCTGCTTGGGCTGTCCGTCAGCTGCGCTCGCTGCCACGATCACAAGTTCGACCCGATTCCGACGGCCGACTACTACTCGCTCTACGGAGTGTTCGCGAGTTGCAGCGAACCCGAAGATCTCCCACTGATCGGCGAGCCGGTTGATTCCCCCGAGTATCAGGCCTACCGCGAGGAATTCGTCAAACGCCAGAAGGCCTGCGACGACTACGAAGCCAGGGTTTACGTCGAACTCAAGGACCATCTGCGGACACGCGCCGGCGACTACATGCAGGCGATCCTGAAGGAGGAAAAGAAACTCCCGGAAGGAGTCTCCCTGTCGTACAAGGATGGCGAACCGGCCGATCGCCTCATTGCCCACTGGAAACAGCACCTCGGACGCGTCAAACAGGACCACCCGGTCCTCGGTCTCTGGAAGCGGCTGGTCGACGCACCGGCTGCGGAGTTCTCCAAACGCCTCGCAACCGAGCTGGCCGAAGCGACGCCTCCTCTCAATCCCCGGGTGAAAACGGCCCTCGCATCAGCACCGCCACAGAACATCGTGGAGCTCGCAAAGGCCTACGGTACGCTCTTCGCCGCCATCGACGCGGAATGGACGGCCGCGACAAAGGATGTCCCGTCCCCCCCCGCCCAGCTGGGCGACGCGGATTCAGAAGACGTCCGACGCGTCCTGTACGGTGAGGCTTCCGTCACCAGTTTCCCGCAGTCGGACACAAAGCGGCTTTTCGGCCGGAACCATCGTGACCACCTCAAGGAACTCGAGAAGAAACTGGCCCAGCTGAATGTCGATTCCCCAGGCGCGCCTCCCCGCGCGATGGTTGTCCAGGATAATCCGTCACCGACGGAGCCGGTCATCTTCGTTCGCGGCAATGCGGGACGCCGCGGCGAGAAGGTTCCCCGGCGGTTTCCCCGCATCCTCAATCACGCGGGCGCCGCTTTCCAGAAAGGAAGCGGCCGGCTGGAACTCGCGAAAGCCATCGTCGACCCGGCCAACCCGCTCACAGCCCGCGTGATGGTGAACCGCGTTTGGATGCTGCACTTCGGAACGCCGCTCGTCGCGTCACCCTCCGATTTCGGCGTCCGGGCCGACGCCCCCACAAATCCCGAACTGCTGGATTACCTTGCCGACTTCTTCGTGAAGAGCGGCTGGTCGATCAAGGAATTGCATCGCGAGATGCTGCTCAGCGCGACCTGGCAGCAACAGAGTCTCGATCGGCCCGACGCCCGGGCAGTCGACTCCGAGAACTCCCTGTACTGGCGAATGAATCGCCGCCGCCGCGAGTTCGAATCACTTCGCGACTCATGGCTGGCCGCTGCCGGAAAGCTCGACCCCAGGATGTTCGGCAGGCCCGTGAACATTGAAACGCAGCCGTACACCGGCCGCCGCACAATCTATGAACTCGTCGACCGCAACAACCTGCCAGGACTGCTGCGCACCTTCGATTTCCCGACTCCGGACTCGTCCAGCGCCCAGCGGCCGCAAACGACAGTCCCGCAACAGGCCCTCTACGGAATGAACTCGCCATTCATTCAGGAACTCGCCGCAGCGCTCGCTGACCGGCCCCGCGCCTCGGACAACCCAGACACACGAGCAACTCAACTCTTCCGATACGCACTCGGCAGGGACCCTCTGCCGGACGAGAGTCGAGCATTGACGGAGGCAGTCAGCGCCGGAGCGTTCGACTGGCCGGAGGCCGCCCAGGTTCTCCTGCTGTCGAACGAATTCGCGTTCGTCGACTAAGCTGCATTTCACACGACGTTGAGATCGAGCATTCCTGCCGACTGACGCACGGGGGAACTGAGCCGGAATTGGAGAGAATCGGCCAGCCCGCCGACGAGGGTTTCCCCGGTTCGTCTGGCGAAGTTGGTTTTCAGCGACTGTTCCGTACGACCGTTCTCCTCGCGCAACTCGACCGACCAGCCTCGAGTGGCGATCGAACGTAAACATCTCTTAACAAGTGACTTAGACACATCAAGACCGTGTTTTCCGGCGAGTTCGATTTTTTGGATCAATCCACTTGCAAACGGTAGAACATCTGCCGTACCTTGCCTAAAGCGGCCAATATCGCGCTCAAATTTTTTGTGGAAGAAGGGGCGGAGCAACTATGAATGGACGGCTCAAACAGGCTGTTGTTGGCCTTTTGGTGGCCTCGAGCGTCAGCGCTGTCGGCGCATCAGTCACCTTGTCACAGCTCCAGGGAGCAGCCCGGATTCGCCGAGCGGTGAAGTCGCAGCCGAAGGCCGC contains:
- a CDS encoding DUF1553 domain-containing protein, which encodes MRFASYTLLLLMSGSFGGAIGFSAESVAADPDREKSFEAHVRPLLVKRCGNCHGPEKQQGDLRLDLKPSVLGEKPGEGVVVPGKPDESRLLEVIRYTAGETQMPPAGKLPAVEIDILTNWIKDGAYWPDHGPATGTKTSAGLPKSADGQWDFAAIATSHWAFAPPAKPALPEIKDAGRVQRPMDRFVIKQLEAAGLSLSPPVDRRTLAKRAWFDLVGVPPTYEEVEAFANDPAPDAFEKLVDHLLALPQYGERWGRHWLDVARYADTKGYVFTENRFYPFSFTYRDYVIQSFNNDKPYDQFILEQLAADQLGKPAGDESLAALGFLTVGRRYLNNQQDIIDDRIDVVSRGLLGLSVSCARCHDHKFDPIPTADYYSLYGVFASCSEPEDLPLIGEPVDSPEYQAYREEFVKRQKACDDYEARVYVELKDHLRTRAGDYMQAILKEEKKLPEGVSLSYKDGEPADRLIAHWKQHLGRVKQDHPVLGLWKRLVDAPAAEFSKRLATELAEATPPLNPRVKTALASAPPQNIVELAKAYGTLFAAIDAEWTAATKDVPSPPAQLGDADSEDVRRVLYGEASVTSFPQSDTKRLFGRNHRDHLKELEKKLAQLNVDSPGAPPRAMVVQDNPSPTEPVIFVRGNAGRRGEKVPRRFPRILNHAGAAFQKGSGRLELAKAIVDPANPLTARVMVNRVWMLHFGTPLVASPSDFGVRADAPTNPELLDYLADFFVKSGWSIKELHREMLLSATWQQQSLDRPDARAVDSENSLYWRMNRRRREFESLRDSWLAAAGKLDPRMFGRPVNIETQPYTGRRTIYELVDRNNLPGLLRTFDFPTPDSSSAQRPQTTVPQQALYGMNSPFIQELAAALADRPRASDNPDTRATQLFRYALGRDPLPDESRALTEAVSAGAFDWPEAAQVLLLSNEFAFVD